From the genome of Rhizobium binae, one region includes:
- a CDS encoding class I SAM-dependent methyltransferase, whose translation MNLIDLINRKDQRLTLNGNWRQIKVSYNGAVWRGAEFSDGASCTISGIDKVYRLASLPGVIGWFVRLRNIAKLPVNLFSRRAQVEIALWKNGKRFAAQRLRFGLSAVAVPMPWTKKLGSIPDGAELHLSFKAPKGYSVELLAHKALDRAEILKRATGNGIEIGPGPRPQVHQSAATSVRYVEEMPIDKWAELYDPTGKYGTPQADFSKYVIGTADNLPAEDNSLDFIFSSHVFEHLANPLGHLVRWRDKLAAGGVILAVIPEMHSTKDATGKPSTIEEIEIEFNAGIWRPTLAHYERYFSLRGMPQSANEMMEKNSSIHVHFYDKRNLAILLEKAVKEHGFSSYEIIHTENHKDFYFSIWK comes from the coding sequence ATGAATCTCATTGACCTGATAAATCGTAAAGACCAGCGCCTGACGCTGAATGGAAATTGGCGGCAGATCAAGGTTAGCTATAACGGCGCTGTGTGGCGCGGCGCCGAATTCTCTGACGGGGCTTCATGCACCATAAGCGGCATCGACAAGGTCTACAGGCTCGCGTCTCTCCCGGGAGTAATTGGTTGGTTTGTTCGGCTTCGAAATATTGCCAAGTTGCCGGTTAATTTGTTTTCGCGGCGAGCGCAGGTGGAGATAGCCCTCTGGAAGAATGGGAAGCGTTTTGCGGCCCAACGGTTGAGGTTCGGCTTATCGGCGGTTGCGGTACCTATGCCCTGGACGAAAAAGCTGGGATCGATACCCGACGGCGCTGAATTGCATCTGTCATTCAAAGCCCCCAAGGGCTATTCCGTTGAGCTTCTTGCGCATAAGGCGCTCGATCGCGCAGAGATCTTAAAACGAGCCACCGGCAACGGAATCGAGATTGGCCCAGGGCCAAGACCTCAAGTACACCAAAGCGCCGCGACGTCGGTTCGATATGTTGAGGAAATGCCTATAGACAAATGGGCGGAACTCTATGATCCAACGGGAAAATACGGGACGCCGCAGGCCGACTTTTCGAAATATGTTATCGGAACCGCTGACAACCTGCCGGCTGAAGATAACTCGCTTGACTTCATCTTCAGTAGTCATGTGTTTGAACATCTCGCCAATCCTCTCGGGCATCTGGTCAGATGGCGGGACAAGCTGGCCGCTGGCGGCGTTATCTTGGCGGTGATCCCGGAGATGCACTCGACAAAGGACGCGACAGGAAAGCCGTCGACGATCGAAGAGATTGAGATCGAATTCAACGCCGGGATCTGGCGCCCGACACTGGCTCACTACGAGCGATATTTCAGCCTCCGCGGCATGCCACAGTCAGCGAACGAAATGATGGAGAAGAACAGCTCAATCCACGTTCACTTCTACGACAAACGCAATCTCGCAATCCTGCTGGAAAAGGCAGTGAAAGAGCATGGCTTCTCGTCCTACGAGATCATCCACACCGAGAACCATAAGGACTTCTATTTTTCGATCTGGAAATAG
- a CDS encoding helix-turn-helix domain-containing protein, protein MARAALGMGVRELAEAAKVSTNTITRFEKGDEILKSRTVDAIRLALEAAGVIFIDSNGNGPGVRLRDPS, encoded by the coding sequence ATGGCGCGTGCCGCGCTTGGCATGGGAGTGCGGGAGCTTGCCGAAGCGGCAAAAGTTTCGACTAATACCATCACTCGTTTCGAAAAGGGCGATGAGATCCTGAAATCCCGAACCGTCGATGCTATTCGCCTCGCACTCGAAGCGGCCGGCGTTATTTTCATCGACTCTAACGGCAACGGCCCTGGCGTCCGCCTGCGCGATCCGTCTTGA